A stretch of the Porifericola rhodea genome encodes the following:
- a CDS encoding TIGR03643 family protein — MKIAKKYQLKERDIDRIVEMAWEDRTPFDAIESQFGVPEEDVIKLMRLEMKESSWKRWRKRVQGRFTKHRSKSETLKFKSSRQKKISQNKISKR, encoded by the coding sequence ATGAAAATAGCTAAAAAGTACCAACTGAAAGAAAGAGATATTGACCGCATTGTTGAGATGGCCTGGGAAGATCGCACACCTTTTGATGCAATTGAGTCACAATTTGGTGTGCCTGAAGAAGATGTGATCAAGCTGATGCGCCTAGAAATGAAAGAAAGCTCCTGGAAGAGGTGGAGAAAGCGTGTGCAGGGACGATTCACCAAACATAGAAGCAAATCTGAAACGCTAAAATTCAAAAGCAGCCGACAGAAAAAAATATCTCAGAACAAAATTAGTAAGCGTTAA